From the genome of Uranotaenia lowii strain MFRU-FL chromosome 1, ASM2978415v1, whole genome shotgun sequence, one region includes:
- the LOC129754753 gene encoding uncharacterized protein LOC129754753, with the protein MSTKIKFSKTSCYYCNEWFESADIEAHITSCGKIVEKCPNHPCKVRVPRKEMDRHLNRCPEGFGEGEPDEPQENGHSKSSSTGKQVEFFPKLPSDKILELEQEIYALRGTLNEEIRQRLALITDLGQMKKRTQLVDEWTKKVGEVLNGLKKCINEETESRCVDISLCKLDISKAVKLFEELNTWRLELTTRFNQVEVDLEKLSEQQKINEASEDSRNQQQSEARTQLVKDAKMVMMESRLNHLQSELENLQLRQQQQHLQRQESTAATTLDSGDYAAVQRKSIDQATLKSLERNRYAIEEIDGKLQTVDMVLEDHHNTIRFFQDEIRRQLFDVQGELDPMRLVVQELLDKQAKLDYELKGVLNGVNESEDSREKIHKTLEKYRRETYYTKQKLDDLQVHLQHQEKLVTIANTEGHLIWRIDQFDKRFRESQENEIMIQSPLFCNKPFGYSLRLEASLNGIGTWRGRNLIVGLIVVNGYYDNLLEWPCTLKGVLTLRDQPQDRSKAVDFSRQILARRKSQHVEKNQYIYIPHQVVLQSEHYLRDDSLFLEVWIEP; encoded by the exons ATGTCGacgaaaatcaaatttagcaAAACCTCCTGCTATTATTGCAACGAATGGTTCGAAAGCGCCGACATTGAG GCGCACATTACCAGCTGCGGAAAGATCGTGGAAAAGTGTCCTAATCATCCCTGCAAAGTTCGTGTACCACGTAAGGAAATGGATCGACATCTGAACCGTTGTCCGGAAGGTTTTGGCGAAGGTGAACCAGATGAACCTCAAGAAAATGGTCACTCGAAATCGTCCTCAACTGGCAAACAGGTTGAGTTCTTCCCGAAACTACCATCCGATAAGATTCTAGAGTTAGAACAGGAAATCTATGCCTTGCGGGGCACTTTAAACGAAGAAATCCGGCAACGACTGGCGTTGATCACGGATTTGGGTCAGATGAAGAAACGCACCCAACTGGTCGACGAATGGACCAAGAAAGTTGGTGAAGTCCTCAACGGATTGAAGAAGTGTATCAACGAAGAAACCGAAAGTCGATGCGTCGACATTAGCCTTTGTAAGCTCGACATAAGCAAAGCAGTCAAACTGTTTGAG GAGTTGAACACCTGGCGTCTGGAGCTGACTACCCGGTTCAATCAAGTAGAAGTTGATTTGGAGAAACTTTCGGAGCAGCAGAAAATCAACGAAGCTTCTGAGGACAGTCGAAACCAACAACAGTCGGAAGCACGAACCCAACTAGTCAAAGACGCCAAAATGGTGATGATGGAAAGCCGATTGAACCATCTGCAGTCGGAGCTGGAAAATTTGCAGCTTcggcagcaacagcaacatctGCAACGACAAGAATCGACAGCGGCGACGACGTTGGACAGCGGTGACTATGCGGCCGTCCAGAGAAAATCCATCGACCAGGCCACCCTTAAAAGTCTCGAAAGGAATCGCTATGCCATCGAGGAGATCGATGGGAAGCTTCAGACCGTTGATATGGTGCTGGAGGATCATCATAATACAATCAG GTTCTTCCAGGACGAAATCCGTCGGCAACTATTCGACGTGCAGGGCGAGCTAGATCCCATGCGCCTCGTCGTTCAAGAACTACTGGACAAACAGGCCAAGCTGGACTACGAACTGAAGGGTGTGCTCAACGGGGTCAACGAATCCGAAGACAGTCGAGAAAAGATCCACAAGACGCTGGAAAAGTACCGGCGCGAAACCTACTACACCAAACAGAAGCTGGACGATCTGCAGGTTCATCTGCAGCATCAGGAAAAGCTGGTAACGATTGCCAATACCGAGGGCCACCTCATCTGGAGGATAGATCAATTCGACAAGCGCTTCCGGGAGTCCCAGGAAAATGAAATCATGATCCAGAGTCCGTTGTTCTGCAACAAACCTTTTGGGTATTCGTTGAGg CTGGAAGCAAGTCTCAACGGAATCGGAACCTGGCGGGGTCGGAACCTTATTGTTGGATTGATTGTCGTCAACGGGTACTACGATAACCTGCTGGAATGGCCTTGCACCTTGAAGGGAGTGCTGACTTTGCGAGATCAACCCCAAGATAGAAGCAAAGCCGTTGACTTTAGTCGGCAGATTTTGGCCCGGCGAAAAAGTCAGCATGTGGAAAAGAACCAGTACATCTACATTCCCCACCAGGTGGTGCTGCAATCGGAGCACTACCTCAGGGATGATTCCCTCTTTTTGGAAGTTTGGATTGAGCCATGA